The following coding sequences are from one Streptomyces sp. V3I7 window:
- the glgX gene encoding glycogen debranching protein GlgX produces the protein MQVWPGEAYPLGATYDGAGTNFAVFTEAADRVELCLLHDDGSETAVELRESDAFVRHAYVPGIMPGQRYGFRVHGPYDPARGLRCNSAKLLLDPYAKAVSGTVDWTEAVYGYHFGEPERRNDLDSAPHTMTSVVINPYFDWGDDRPPRTEYHHTVIYEAHVKGLTMRHPGLPEELRGTYAGLAHPAVIEHLTGLGVTALELMPVHQFVNDHRLADLGLSNYWGYNTIGFFAPHNAYASWGDRGQQVLEFKSAVRALHEAGIEVILDVVYNHTAEGNHLGPTLSFRGLDNPSYYRLADDPRYYTDTTGTGNSLLMRSPHVLQLIMDSLRYWVLEMHVDGFRFDLAATLARQFHEVDRLSSFFDLVQQDPVVSQVKLIAEPWDVGEGGYQVGNFPPLWTEWNGKYRDTVRDLWRGEPRTLAEFASRLTGSSDLYQDDGRRPLASINFVTCHDGFTLHDLVSYNDKHNDANGEDNRDGESHNRSWNCGAEGETDDPAVLELRARQMRNFVATLMLSQGVPMISHGDELARTQGGNNNAYCQDNEVSWVAWPEPRVEDPGGLLEFTRAMVWLRKDHPVLRRRRFFHGRPVKGTHDDLSDIAWFTPEGRAMTHRDWDGAQASALTVFLNGNAISEPGPRGERVTDDSFLLMFNASPKALDFVVPVDLGREWQVVVDTARTEGVPVPPDTGAKVRAGESLALPERSMAVLQRPA, from the coding sequence ATGCAGGTCTGGCCTGGAGAGGCATATCCGCTCGGCGCCACCTACGACGGCGCCGGCACCAATTTCGCGGTCTTCACGGAGGCCGCGGACCGAGTGGAGCTGTGTCTGCTGCACGACGACGGCTCCGAGACCGCGGTGGAACTGCGGGAGAGCGACGCCTTCGTGCGGCACGCGTACGTGCCCGGCATCATGCCCGGGCAGCGGTACGGCTTCCGCGTGCACGGCCCCTACGATCCCGCGCGCGGGCTGCGCTGCAACTCGGCGAAGCTGCTGCTGGACCCGTACGCGAAGGCGGTCAGCGGCACGGTGGACTGGACCGAGGCGGTCTACGGCTACCACTTCGGCGAGCCCGAGCGGCGCAACGACCTCGACTCGGCGCCGCACACGATGACGTCGGTGGTGATCAACCCGTACTTCGACTGGGGCGACGACCGCCCACCGCGCACCGAGTACCACCACACGGTGATCTACGAGGCCCATGTGAAGGGCCTGACCATGCGCCACCCGGGGCTCCCGGAGGAGCTGCGCGGCACCTACGCGGGGCTCGCGCACCCGGCCGTGATCGAGCACCTGACCGGACTGGGCGTCACCGCGCTGGAGCTGATGCCGGTACACCAGTTCGTCAACGACCACCGGCTGGCCGACCTCGGCCTGAGCAACTACTGGGGCTACAACACCATCGGCTTCTTCGCCCCGCACAACGCGTACGCCTCCTGGGGCGACCGCGGCCAGCAGGTCCTGGAGTTCAAGTCGGCGGTCCGGGCGCTGCACGAGGCCGGGATCGAGGTCATCCTCGACGTGGTCTACAACCACACCGCCGAGGGCAACCACCTCGGCCCCACGCTGTCCTTCCGGGGCCTGGACAACCCGTCGTACTACCGCCTCGCGGACGACCCCCGCTACTACACGGACACCACCGGCACCGGGAACTCGCTGCTCATGCGGTCCCCGCACGTGCTTCAGCTGATCATGGACTCGCTGCGGTACTGGGTCCTCGAGATGCATGTCGACGGGTTCCGCTTCGACCTCGCGGCGACCCTGGCCCGGCAGTTCCACGAGGTGGACCGGCTGTCGTCGTTCTTCGACCTGGTGCAGCAGGATCCGGTCGTCTCCCAGGTGAAGCTGATCGCCGAGCCGTGGGACGTGGGCGAGGGCGGCTACCAGGTGGGCAACTTCCCGCCGCTGTGGACCGAGTGGAACGGCAAGTACCGCGACACCGTGCGTGACCTGTGGCGGGGCGAGCCGCGCACGCTGGCGGAGTTCGCGTCCCGGCTGACCGGCTCCTCCGACCTCTACCAGGACGACGGGCGCCGCCCCCTGGCCTCCATCAACTTCGTGACCTGCCACGACGGGTTCACGCTGCACGACCTCGTCTCGTACAACGACAAACACAACGACGCCAACGGCGAGGACAACCGGGACGGCGAGAGCCACAACCGGTCCTGGAACTGCGGGGCGGAGGGCGAGACCGACGATCCGGCCGTCCTGGAGCTGCGGGCGCGCCAGATGCGCAACTTCGTCGCCACGCTGATGCTCTCCCAGGGCGTGCCGATGATCAGCCACGGGGATGAGCTGGCGCGCACCCAAGGGGGCAACAACAACGCGTACTGCCAGGACAACGAGGTGTCCTGGGTGGCGTGGCCGGAGCCCCGCGTCGAGGACCCGGGTGGGCTGCTGGAGTTCACGCGCGCGATGGTGTGGCTGCGCAAGGACCACCCGGTGCTGCGCAGGCGGCGTTTCTTCCACGGGCGCCCGGTGAAGGGCACGCACGACGACCTGTCCGACATCGCCTGGTTCACCCCCGAGGGGCGGGCGATGACCCACCGGGACTGGGACGGCGCGCAGGCGTCGGCGCTGACCGTGTTCCTCAACGGCAACGCGATCTCCGAGCCGGGTCCGCGCGGGGAGCGCGTCACCGACGACTCCTTCCTGCTGATGTTCAACGCCTCGCCGAAGGCGCTGGACTTCGTCGTGCCGGTCGACCTCGGGCGGGAGTGGCAGGTGGTCGTGGACACCGCCCGCACGGAGGGGGTGCCGGTGCCGCCCGACACGGGCGCGAAGGTGCGGGCCGGGGAGAGCCTCGCCCTGCCGGAGCGGAGCATGGCGGTGCTCCAGCGGCCGGCGTAG
- a CDS encoding SAV2148 family HEPN domain-containing protein, producing the protein MGSGGLELPPGGEGREGNSTDVPPGAVSLARPMDAGAIGPELDWDADAWREVRTRAQRAGRAYIWLNLVEQRLRAVVAAVLRPVYEPVHGDEWVVAAAGPAGQEWVHRAVAVREVSRRKGYLLDPADDNVLSFLTLPQLRELLVQHWPCFEPYFDERRELELALDELEVTRNVVSRNRALSEAVLAQAERASARLLDMLGSGGDVPSSRRLPVDAVEDLVGDRYADVVAVHPDRVRLMRQFPAEDLFGGARRLDAAGIGLNLLVQNFSGRRLVRLAEAGCRVRLLFLNPASSAVKRRERELGIKRGELSRSVEMNILHMRRVRSRLRDPGAFEIQVYDETPRFTAYLVDGDGSDGIAVVQSYLRGARGMESPVLVLRNGSRVLKSDDVVEPGLFPTYREEFEQAWADSRPVS; encoded by the coding sequence GTGGGCTCGGGAGGGCTGGAGCTGCCCCCTGGTGGCGAGGGTCGCGAGGGGAACTCCACAGACGTCCCGCCCGGCGCGGTGTCGCTGGCACGGCCGATGGACGCAGGGGCGATCGGTCCGGAACTGGACTGGGACGCCGACGCCTGGCGCGAGGTGCGCACCCGCGCCCAGCGGGCCGGCCGGGCCTACATCTGGCTGAACCTCGTCGAGCAGCGGCTGCGCGCCGTCGTGGCCGCCGTGCTGCGGCCCGTGTACGAGCCCGTGCACGGCGACGAGTGGGTGGTCGCCGCGGCCGGACCGGCCGGACAGGAGTGGGTGCACCGGGCCGTCGCCGTGCGCGAAGTCAGCCGCCGCAAGGGCTACTTGCTCGACCCGGCCGACGACAACGTGCTCAGCTTCCTCACGCTGCCGCAGCTGCGCGAGCTGCTGGTGCAGCACTGGCCCTGCTTCGAGCCCTACTTCGACGAGCGCCGGGAGCTCGAACTCGCCCTGGACGAGCTGGAGGTCACGCGCAACGTGGTCTCCCGCAACCGCGCCCTGTCCGAGGCCGTCCTCGCCCAGGCCGAACGCGCCTCGGCCCGGCTGCTGGACATGCTCGGCTCGGGCGGCGACGTGCCCTCCTCGCGCCGGCTGCCCGTCGACGCCGTCGAGGACCTCGTCGGCGACCGGTACGCGGACGTGGTCGCCGTGCACCCCGACCGGGTGCGCCTGATGCGGCAGTTCCCCGCCGAGGACCTGTTCGGCGGGGCCCGCCGCCTCGACGCCGCCGGCATCGGCCTCAACCTGCTCGTGCAGAACTTCTCCGGACGACGGCTGGTGCGGCTGGCCGAGGCGGGCTGCCGGGTGCGGCTGCTCTTCCTCAATCCGGCCTCCAGCGCGGTGAAGCGGCGCGAGCGCGAACTCGGCATCAAGCGGGGCGAGCTGAGCCGCTCCGTCGAGATGAACATCCTGCACATGCGCCGGGTGCGCTCCCGGCTGCGCGACCCGGGCGCCTTCGAGATCCAGGTGTACGACGAGACGCCGCGCTTCACGGCGTACCTCGTGGACGGCGACGGCTCGGACGGCATCGCCGTGGTGCAGTCGTACCTGCGCGGGGCGCGGGGGATGGAGTCGCCGGTGCTGGTGCTGCGCAACGGCAGCCGGGTGCTCAAGTCGGACGACGTGGTCGAGCCCGGCCTCTTCCCCACCTACCGCGAGGAGTTCGAGCAGGCCTGGGCGGATTCGCGGCCTGTGTCCTGA
- a CDS encoding carbohydrate ABC transporter permease, whose amino-acid sequence MTSVSEVRRPRPYAPSADRPRRTTGHGAWFLVLPALIPILVLSVGPLLYGILLAFTDAQSGRTASTQWIGALNFTDLLRDTLFWESFRIGLLWAVGVTVPQFLLALGLALLLDQDLRLRWLARALAIIPWAMPEVVVGIMWRLVYNADAGVLNEALRDLGLGDGRDWLSGLATALPAVIVVGVWAGMPQTTVALLAGLQNTPRELHEAAAVDGAGPWRRFRTVTWPALRPVALAITALNLIWNFNSFALVYVLTQGGPGGHTRLPMLFAYEEAFRYGQFGYAAAMGCVMVAVISVLLAVFLVGRLRGGEDA is encoded by the coding sequence GTGACGTCGGTGAGCGAAGTGAGGCGGCCCCGGCCGTACGCGCCGAGCGCGGACCGGCCCCGGCGCACGACCGGCCACGGCGCCTGGTTCCTGGTGCTGCCCGCCCTGATCCCGATCCTCGTGCTCAGCGTCGGCCCGCTGCTCTACGGCATCCTGCTGGCCTTCACCGACGCCCAGTCCGGCCGCACTGCGTCCACCCAGTGGATCGGCGCCCTCAACTTCACGGATCTGCTCCGGGACACCCTGTTCTGGGAGTCGTTCCGGATCGGGCTGCTCTGGGCGGTCGGAGTGACGGTGCCGCAGTTCCTGCTGGCGCTCGGCCTCGCCCTCCTGCTCGACCAGGACCTGCGGCTGCGCTGGCTGGCCCGGGCCCTCGCGATCATCCCCTGGGCCATGCCCGAGGTCGTGGTCGGCATCATGTGGCGGCTGGTCTACAACGCCGACGCGGGCGTCCTCAACGAGGCCCTGCGCGACCTGGGTCTCGGCGACGGCCGGGACTGGCTCAGCGGGCTCGCCACCGCCCTGCCCGCGGTGATCGTCGTCGGCGTCTGGGCCGGGATGCCGCAGACCACGGTCGCCCTGCTCGCCGGCCTCCAGAACACCCCGCGCGAACTGCACGAGGCGGCCGCGGTGGACGGCGCGGGACCCTGGCGCCGCTTCCGCACGGTCACCTGGCCCGCGCTCAGACCGGTCGCGCTCGCCATCACCGCCCTCAACCTCATCTGGAACTTCAACTCCTTCGCCCTGGTCTACGTCCTGACCCAGGGCGGCCCCGGCGGACACACCCGGCTGCCCATGCTGTTCGCCTACGAAGAGGCCTTCCGCTACGGGCAGTTCGGCTACGCGGCGGCGATGGGATGCGTGATGGTCGCGGTGATCTCGGTACTGCTCGCCGTCTTCCTCGTGGGCCGGCTGCGGGGAGGCGAGGACGCATGA
- a CDS encoding phosphotransferase enzyme family protein, whose amino-acid sequence MDEGRARDVLAAAGVLPGPARDARLLALGENAVFAAGDLVVKVGRDAELLGRARRELAVAGWLADADVPAVRAAAPEALLVDGHPVTVWHRLPDAVRPAEPRDLAELLRLVHVLPSPSFELPPRELLGGVERWLRLAGDAIDPADAAYLRERRDGFAAAAAALTPQLPPGAIHGDALPRNVHIGPDGPVLVDLETVSADLREHDLVVMALSRDRYGLPAEAYDAFTQAYGWDVRAWEGCSVLRGARETASCAWVAQHAPSNPKALAEFRRRVASLRDGDETVRWYPF is encoded by the coding sequence ATGGACGAGGGACGGGCGCGGGACGTACTGGCCGCGGCAGGGGTGCTGCCCGGACCGGCGCGGGACGCGCGGCTCCTCGCCCTCGGCGAGAACGCGGTGTTCGCCGCCGGTGACCTGGTGGTCAAGGTGGGCCGCGACGCCGAACTGCTGGGCCGGGCGCGGCGGGAGCTGGCCGTCGCCGGCTGGCTGGCCGACGCGGACGTGCCGGCCGTGCGGGCGGCCGCGCCCGAGGCTCTGCTGGTGGACGGGCACCCGGTGACCGTGTGGCACCGGCTGCCCGACGCCGTGCGGCCCGCTGAGCCGCGGGATCTGGCCGAGCTGCTGCGGCTCGTGCACGTGCTTCCCTCCCCCTCCTTCGAGCTGCCGCCCCGCGAGCTGCTGGGCGGTGTCGAGCGCTGGCTGCGGCTCGCGGGCGACGCGATCGACCCCGCGGACGCGGCGTACCTGCGCGAGCGGCGCGACGGGTTCGCGGCGGCCGCGGCGGCGCTGACGCCCCAGCTGCCGCCGGGTGCGATCCACGGCGACGCGCTGCCCCGCAACGTGCACATCGGCCCGGACGGCCCGGTCCTGGTCGACCTGGAGACCGTCTCCGCCGACCTGCGCGAGCACGACCTGGTCGTCATGGCCCTGTCCCGCGACCGCTACGGCCTGCCCGCCGAGGCGTACGACGCCTTCACGCAGGCGTACGGCTGGGACGTGCGTGCGTGGGAGGGCTGTTCGGTGCTGCGGGGCGCCCGCGAGACGGCGAGCTGTGCCTGGGTCGCCCAGCACGCCCCGTCCAACCCCAAGGCGCTGGCGGAGTTCCGGCGCCGGGTGGCCTCGCTGCGGGACGGCGACGAGACGGTGCGCTGGTACCCGTTCTGA
- the treY gene encoding malto-oligosyltrehalose synthase has protein sequence MTSERPHPMVPTATYRLQLQPAFPFAAAAAAVPYLASLGVSHLHLSPVLEAVPGSAHGYDVVDHARVRGELGGEEGLRALARTAREHGLGLVADIVPNHMAMAPRHNGALWEVLREGPKSPYARWFDIDWEAQGGQVLLPVLGGPVGGELEHLVVDGDVLRYHDHAFPLGEGTEDLPLPRLLDAQWYRPVWWRLARTELNYRRFFSISELIGVRVEDPEVFDATHGKLLQLLEEGVLDGLRVDHPDGLADPGGYLRRLHEATGGRWTVVEKILADGERLPAAWPVAGTTGYDALHHVDGLFTDPAGAGELLDAYRHFAAPQTDRGGDWEATVRRAAYKVLTHELATETDRLTRAASRACAASPDPAHRDRAPWALRTALRELLVRMRVYRPYTAADAASVVTERGAEEARLAFLVPEEAEAVDVVRDLLLAPDDVEAAEHRPELAEFRARFAQTASALRAKSVEDTAFYRYVPLLAATEVGGDPGRPAVSPEDFHAYCARVQRDWPLTGTVVSTHDTKRSADVRAALAVLTECPRRWADLLAELTRDGGGVPDPQLAWAAWQTVFGLGPADAGRVRQALLKHVREAGLYTSWTEQEPPYEQAVADFVTAGPCGPPGEHVAALRVALEPHIRANVLGTALAHLTMPGVPDLYQGTENEYRALVDPDNRRPAAFPPAEAGEKAKLTEAALRLRARRPEAFGASATYEPLAAEGPAASHCLAFTRAGEVLTAVTRLSLRLAESGGWGDTRLPLPPGRWVDPLAPEREFTGHARVADLFRPMPVALLERVGEG, from the coding sequence ATGACTTCTGAGCGACCCCACCCGATGGTGCCGACGGCCACGTACCGACTGCAGCTGCAGCCCGCGTTCCCGTTCGCGGCGGCCGCGGCTGCCGTGCCCTACCTGGCGTCGCTCGGCGTCTCGCACCTGCACCTGTCCCCCGTCCTGGAGGCCGTGCCCGGTTCCGCGCACGGCTACGACGTCGTGGACCACGCGCGCGTGCGCGGCGAGCTGGGCGGCGAGGAGGGGCTGCGCGCGCTGGCGCGCACCGCGCGGGAGCACGGGCTCGGCCTCGTGGCTGACATCGTGCCGAACCACATGGCCATGGCCCCGCGCCACAACGGCGCCCTGTGGGAGGTGCTGCGGGAGGGCCCGAAGTCGCCGTACGCGCGCTGGTTCGACATCGACTGGGAGGCGCAGGGCGGGCAGGTGCTGCTGCCGGTGCTCGGCGGGCCGGTCGGCGGGGAGCTGGAGCACCTCGTGGTCGACGGTGACGTGCTGCGCTACCACGATCACGCCTTCCCGCTCGGGGAGGGCACGGAGGACCTGCCGCTGCCGCGGCTGCTGGACGCCCAGTGGTACCGGCCGGTGTGGTGGCGGCTGGCCCGTACGGAGCTCAACTACCGGCGGTTCTTCAGCATCTCCGAGCTCATCGGGGTGCGCGTGGAGGACCCGGAGGTCTTCGACGCCACCCACGGCAAGCTCCTCCAGCTGCTGGAGGAGGGCGTGCTGGACGGGCTGCGCGTCGATCATCCCGACGGTCTCGCCGATCCCGGCGGCTATCTGCGGCGACTGCACGAGGCGACCGGCGGCCGCTGGACCGTCGTCGAGAAGATCCTGGCCGACGGGGAGCGCCTCCCCGCCGCGTGGCCCGTCGCGGGCACCACCGGCTACGACGCCCTCCACCACGTCGACGGCCTGTTCACCGACCCGGCCGGGGCCGGTGAACTCCTCGACGCCTACCGGCACTTCGCGGCCCCGCAGACGGACCGCGGCGGCGACTGGGAGGCGACGGTGCGCCGGGCGGCGTACAAGGTGCTCACGCACGAGCTGGCCACCGAGACGGACCGGCTCACGCGCGCGGCGAGCCGCGCCTGCGCCGCCTCACCGGACCCGGCCCACCGCGACCGCGCCCCCTGGGCGCTGCGCACGGCCCTGCGGGAGCTGCTGGTACGGATGCGCGTGTACCGGCCGTACACGGCGGCGGACGCGGCCTCGGTGGTCACGGAGCGGGGCGCCGAGGAGGCCCGGCTCGCCTTCCTCGTCCCCGAGGAGGCCGAGGCCGTCGACGTCGTACGCGACCTGCTGCTGGCCCCGGACGACGTGGAGGCGGCGGAGCACCGGCCGGAGCTCGCGGAGTTCCGCGCGCGGTTCGCGCAGACCGCCTCCGCGCTGCGCGCCAAGTCCGTGGAGGACACGGCGTTCTACCGCTACGTCCCGCTGCTCGCGGCGACCGAGGTGGGCGGCGATCCCGGCCGTCCTGCCGTGTCCCCGGAGGACTTCCACGCGTACTGCGCGCGCGTGCAGCGTGACTGGCCGCTCACCGGGACCGTGGTCTCGACCCACGACACCAAGCGCAGCGCCGACGTCCGCGCGGCGCTGGCCGTGCTGACCGAGTGCCCCCGGCGCTGGGCGGACCTGCTCGCCGAGCTGACCCGCGACGGCGGCGGCGTCCCGGACCCGCAACTGGCGTGGGCCGCCTGGCAGACGGTGTTCGGGCTGGGCCCGGCGGACGCCGGGCGCGTGCGACAGGCGCTGCTGAAGCACGTGCGCGAGGCGGGCCTGTACACGAGCTGGACGGAGCAGGAACCGCCGTACGAACAGGCGGTGGCGGACTTCGTGACGGCCGGCCCCTGCGGCCCTCCCGGCGAGCACGTGGCCGCGCTGCGCGTGGCGCTGGAGCCCCACATCCGGGCCAACGTCCTGGGCACCGCCCTGGCCCACCTGACGATGCCCGGCGTGCCGGACCTCTACCAGGGCACGGAGAACGAGTACCGCGCGCTGGTGGACCCCGACAACCGGCGCCCGGCGGCCTTCCCGCCCGCGGAGGCCGGCGAGAAGGCGAAGCTCACGGAGGCGGCCCTGCGCCTGCGGGCCCGCCGGCCGGAGGCCTTCGGCGCCTCGGCGACGTACGAGCCGCTCGCCGCGGAGGGCCCGGCGGCGTCCCACTGCCTGGCGTTCACGCGCGCGGGCGAGGTACTCACGGCGGTCACCCGGCTGTCGCTGCGCCTCGCGGAGTCCGGGGGCTGGGGCGACACCCGGCTGCCGCTGCCGCCCGGACGCTGGGTCGATCCGCTGGCCCCGGAGCGCGAGTTCACCGGCCACGCGCGCGTGGCGGACCTTTTCCGGCCGATGCCGGTGGCGCTGCTGGAGCGGGTCGGCGAGGGCTGA
- a CDS encoding 3'-5' exonuclease — MGWHRELLIGFDLETTGTDPGKARIVTGAVIEVRAGQVLGQRDWLADPGVEIPADAVAVHGISNERAAAEGRPADQVADAIADVLVTYWKAGVPVVAYNAAFDLTLLSAELRRYGLPSLSERLGTDPAPVLDPYTIDRRVDRYRRGKRNLEAVCAEYGVVLDAAHDASADALAAARLACAIADRHPKVAALGPAELHRRQIEWYAEWAADFQSFLRRKGDAAAVVDGRWPLRETAGQRV, encoded by the coding sequence ATGGGCTGGCACCGGGAGCTGCTGATCGGCTTCGACCTGGAGACGACCGGGACGGATCCGGGCAAGGCGCGCATCGTCACGGGCGCCGTGATCGAGGTCAGGGCCGGACAGGTCCTCGGGCAGCGGGACTGGCTGGCGGATCCGGGCGTGGAGATCCCGGCCGACGCGGTGGCCGTGCACGGCATCAGCAACGAGCGCGCCGCGGCCGAGGGCCGCCCCGCCGACCAGGTCGCCGACGCCATCGCGGACGTCCTGGTCACGTACTGGAAGGCGGGCGTCCCCGTCGTCGCCTACAACGCCGCCTTCGACCTCACCCTGCTCTCCGCCGAACTGCGGCGGTACGGGCTGCCGTCGCTGTCCGAGCGGCTCGGCACCGACCCCGCGCCGGTCCTCGACCCGTACACCATCGACCGCCGCGTCGACCGCTACCGCCGGGGCAAGCGCAACCTGGAGGCCGTCTGCGCCGAGTACGGCGTCGTCCTCGATGCCGCCCACGACGCCTCGGCCGACGCCCTCGCCGCGGCCCGTCTGGCCTGCGCGATAGCCGACCGCCACCCCAAGGTCGCGGCCCTCGGCCCGGCGGAGCTGCACCGCCGTCAGATCGAGTGGTACGCCGAGTGGGCGGCGGACTTCCAGAGCTTCCTGCGCCGCAAGGGCGACGCGGCCGCCGTGGTCGACGGCCGCTGGCCGCTGCGGGAGACGGCCGGGCAGCGGGTCTGA